In Chlamydia gallinacea 08-1274/3, the sequence TGATGAGAAGAAGTTCCTTTAGAACAACAATCTTTGGATGAATATTTTCTAGAACAGCAACCGCAAAAGCCAATGAAATAGAGAATACCGGCAAGCCCTATAACAATATACGTAATATTTGTGGCTGGTGTGTTGGCTCCTCCACATAATCGTTCAATTATGTTGATTTTATGGTGTGTTAACCCCACAATACCAACATTTAATGCGCTAAGAACAATGATAAGAGAAGATAGTCCCCGAACAAGTTTGCCTAGCATTGTTTTTCTCCTAAGTGATGTATACTTAATTCTACCTTTTAATCTTTTTTA encodes:
- a CDS encoding DUF378 domain-containing protein, producing the protein MLGKLVRGLSSLIIVLSALNVGIVGLTHHKINIIERLCGGANTPATNITYIVIGLAGILYFIGFCGCCSRKYSSKDCCSKGTSSHHCDPKN